The Gigantopelta aegis isolate Gae_Host chromosome 3, Gae_host_genome, whole genome shotgun sequence genome segment GAGAATCCGTCGTACTGTCATCCAGAGACAGGAATGTGTCTTGATGGCTGCACGCCAGGATGGTTTGGTGTTTACTGTGATGCCAAATGCAGCCTGGGATGTTTGAACGGAGAATGTAACACTGCAGGAACACAATGTTTGGATGGCTGTGTCGATGGGCGTTACGGTGACTTGTGTAATAACACGTGCAGTTCGCACTGTATCAAACAGACATGTCACAATGATGGGACTTGCCTTCAAGGTTGTATTTCAGGGTTCTCTGGCAAACACTGTTTAGACCGTCCACGTCCCAATAGGTAACAAAGGAAAGTCTATACGACATAACAGTTACTAAATCAAGAATGTTTTTAAGTTTACCTAGTCAAAGATACACCCACCCCCCCATAAATAaagctaaataaataaataaacactcacacacacacacacacacacaaaacataacacactatatatattatatatatatatatatatatataaatatatatagtcgaAGGATATAATATATAGACAAACATAGGTTGATGACACAATCATATTCTCTGGCAAGGGCAGGACCGTCTCTTACCAAAataggtaatatgtatatatatatatatatatatatatatacgatgtttatatattatatatacccatatattaataaatacacgcacatgtacacatgtatgcatgtatacacacatatgtgtatatacatatgacaatatatatatataggaatatatatatatatatatatattatatatatatatttgtttcttatTTCAGATTACATTACTAAAATGGACTTGCTAATCGGCGGTTTAATCAACCTTGTAATATTCATTATGATCGCTGTTGTGGTCGTCTGCTGTTTACGCAGGTAAAGTTGAAATGTTGTATGATATTTAAGTAAAATGTGCACTTGAGCCCAATGTCCTCTTGAATTACCGTAATAGGTAAATGTGAAGTAAAGCCCAGTTTAATAAATGCAATTAATTATCAGATGGATTATTACATTGTTCTCATAGGCCTATACGCCGATACCTTAGAGTTCTGTTCAGTATATGGGATTATGGAGGTATTGAAAGCGCGTGTGCGGGGGAGGGTTTCGGGGGTCCACacccctccctgctcaagcacattttctttttttttctcgatATATTTTTCGGGTAAGTATAAACGTCGGTCGGCACTGTCTAGATCCCTCCCCACCCTAACCACAGGTAAAATACATGCACACGCGTTTGTATTGCTGTAGTTTGAGTAAAGCGATTCAGTTTCGATGTTTCTGTAGGTCTTGCAAGtaagattaattaaacttatgTCTATGTATACctaatgctagggtcagactaccaactgtcacgacaaaGTTCGCCACGTTTCTGCTCGCATGACATTTACTACTGTCCtgtgctagtctgagcgctcttacaactaaAATTTCGTAGTATACGATGGTTGTCGTACCTGATTAACAAATTGCATGTAGTTGTTAAGCTGAACGCACCCGTTGTAAGTCGAGAGTTGGGGAAATTGCAACGCGATCGTTGAGTTGGCCAAATTCGTCGCAACAGTTGTCAGTCTGAATCTAGCATTATACTCAGTTCCTAATGTCCAGGTGTTGAGACCTAATTCAGCAATCTTTtaacgttaaagtttgcttGTAGTTGTTATTTCAGAAAAAGATCAAAAGCAATGGATAGAGTTGAAGTGAGGGAGCCCACAAGACACGAGGCGGCGAGTCTGCACCATGATGAACAAATTGATGACATCAGATCACTGCGAAGTGAATCGGCGAGTTCGGATCACTACGATTACATTGATGATAACGACTTGCACAGCATTTCTGACTCCACCGCCGAAAACATTCGCAGATCTCCATCAGCACAGTATCTACATCCCCTGATAGAGCGGGATGATTTTAACATCTTGGTTGATCAAAATTAAGAATATTCGCTTGATATTCACAGAGTTTACTCGTCAGCTTGTTTACATCCTGTTCTAGAACAGTGCGATCATATTGATAATGTCAGTATATGCAATCACGCTGAAGACTTTCCAAATGGGAATCATTGCTTTCAGTCAACAGTTTAACTATATCTTCATATATAGTGAAAAACACGACAGTCCATGGTTCCAGCGTAGCTACATTATTTTATAGCTCTAGCATAATGAGaatgaatgaagtttgttttgtttaacgacaccactaaagcacattgatttattaatcatcggctattggatgtcgaacatttggtaattctgactcgtagtcatcagaggaaacccgctacaattttcttaatgcagcaagggattttttatatgcacttttccacagacaggaaagcacataccacggtctttggacagttgtggtgcactggttggaacgaatcccaatcccaatcagttgaatgtatccaccgaggtggtttggtCTTGCGACGCAACCACCTCGGGCAagcgctcaaccaactgagctaaatcccgcccgagaatgaatgaatgaatgtttaacgacgccctagcacgaaaaatgcatcggctattgggtgtcaaactagggtaaatgcaaaacagttTCTGATAGCATGAAGAGAAGATAGACGACACTATTTTCCCAATACTTTTACATAGTTGCATTGTACACTGTATGTATTATTCACATTGTTCAAGATACACAGGAGATAATAACTGCTCCACTTGCATTTCAATAGTTTGCTGATGATAGACTGAAGGTATTTGACCTGATAGTCTTGAAGCATTGGGTCTAATATGAACCAGATAGatggaatagatgtttaacgacaccctagcacgaaaaatgcatcggctactGGGCGTCAAACTAgggtaaatgtaaacattacatgatgaaccacatcaatataaaaaatcgACAGTTAAAtcacacagtgtaaagaactgtgcaaaaaacaacacccacaaatatcacagatcacataaaattgtaataaaagttctggattgAATCGAacggattccatcacatttctttgaccaaaaTTATATGAACCAAACCCGGAAATAAATAGTACTAAACAATGTGTTTCTCTGGATAGTTCCCTGATGTAGTTAGAAACAGCTTGCTAAAAGTCTTCAGGTTttctatttgttatttattatagtcAAAAATCAAAATCGCCACCATTTTGGTCATACAATACATGATTTATCTGGTACAAAATGCAACTACTTAAACATATTTCAGTTCATTCATGATTATTTTCCACAATTATATAACAAACTAATGCATACAATACAACTACCACTTCTGGTATACCAAatactatggtatgtgctgtcctgtatgtggggaaagtgcataacataaaaaatatcaCTTGTTATACCGAGCCTCTTTGCAGCCAAACATTTTGGACACATGGTGAAAATCcaaatgtacttttaaaaattaactccTTCATATAccaaataattagcctttaAGCAATGTGTTTTTCTGCATAGTTCCCTGATATAGTTAGAAACAGCATACTGAAAGTCCTCGGGTGTcttatgtttgttatttattataaaatcaaagTCGCCACCATTTTGGTCATACAATACAAGATTTATCTGGCATAAAATGCAACTATATAACATATTTCAGTTCATTCATGATTATTTTGCACAATTATATAACAAAGTAATGCATACAATACAACTACCACTCTTGATATaccaaataccatggtatgtgctgtcttgtatgtggaaaagtgcacaatataaaaaaaagcacttgttgctaatggaaatgTGTGGTGGGTTTCCTCCGAGACTGTCGCAActgtcaaatgtttaacatccaatagccggtgattaattaattaatgtgatcttgttaaacaaaacaaactttacaatataactacatacaataGTTAGGTTCAGGGAGGCAGGGGGGCGAATTTAACTACAGATTTAAGTACTTTCACACTGACacactattcatcatcatcCACGTAACTAATTGCCCATACGGAATATGCCATCTGGAGTGTTGTTgacatggctggtatatcaacatATGACTGCTGCATGAATATCGAGCCTCTTTACAGCCAAACAGTTTGGAAATCTGGTGAAAATCCAAATGTACTTTTCAAAAATAACTCCttcatattccaaataattagcctttaAACATGGATTTGTTAACAAAGCAACAAGCCAACACCTTCAGGGCTAAAATGAATGCCTTTTTTCAGCCATACAAAATAGAATACACAGGAAATTGGGGactttttttatatgttgttcCTTACTACATCAGAGAACTCTTCTGAACCCCTCCTCCATCTTAGTACTATTTATTTCCGGGTCAAACTCTAATGCTTCTGAACTATGACCTATTGTTATACTGGGACTTCCCATTCTTACACTGAACAAGAGTAATGACTTTCTTGTCGGTAGAAAGCTAAACATGCTAGTGtagataataattttaaatacatcTTATTTTcgatttaattattaaattttattgtgaaGTACCGTGCGTTTTGCTTTATTTTGACTGTCTTAATATATGCAATGATTTTCTGAGAGTGCATCATCCCAACGGTTGTCCGTCATGAACCATCAGTGGCCTGTCAACTAAAGGCAATCGTAATCCAAAGCATGTATAAAAGTGTTTGATCTTGTGTAATGTTAAATGGGAAGTTGTCAGACCTTTTCAAAAATGAGATCGGACTGATGCAGGGAGAAATCTTGTCGCCGACATTGTATTCCCTCTATGTGAGgaataaagaaaattatttgatgGAAAATTCGTGTCCAGATTTTGAGCTGACAgaattaagtttatttttgcttttatatgctgatgatatggtaatattttcaaaaagtgtcgAAGGGCTCCAAGCTATGTTAAATACTTTAAGTTCATACAATAAGAAGTGGAAATTGTGTCtcaatgaaagaaaaacaaatattgtggtATTTAGGAAAGGAGGTCATCTGAACGAATGAAAAATGGTAATATAATGGTATTAAGATTAACACCGTCGATCAATTTTGTTATCTTCGTAGGCATCTAATGCTCCACATTAATACTTCCCTTAGTTTGTTTGAAACGtacattaaaactgttattCTACATTGGTGCGAAACTTGGGGGTCTCATAAGGCAGAATCCATAGAAATGTTACACTTAGAATTTTGtaaagatgttttaaaatttaacaattcGACTCCAAGTATCTTCATGTGACTTGGCCATTGAAGTTGGGCGTTACAACAACGCTCAGTGTAGCGACAGATTATGCATTGTCTGTGATATGAACGAAATTGAAGACGAGTTCCATGTTATCTTAAGTTGACCTTTCTTTGATGACCTAAgacttttatatataaacaaatactaTTGGGCCTATCCATTCATGTCTAAGTTGGtttcattatttaattcctCTAGTAAAAATAACCTACGGCGATTGGGTAATTTTCTACATAATGTATGTAAAAGACGACAAAACACCCATAATTGATTTTCCTGTGTTCAAATATATACGATCAACTATTACTGGTTTTATAACGTGCACGTTGTGAGCGAGGCATCTCAATGGAGCTGGATATTGGGGTACAGAGATTTCTTTAATAATCTTTGGGTACTTATATTTTCAGTGGATAAGGGATACATTATCAAGGGAGTTATGTCTGCTGTAAACGTAGTTCCAGTCCAGTGTGATGCTCTGTTCACAACGCTTCccctaaaattaaaattacttctGATATTAGCTACTATATTGTCATCCGTTCATTAATGCCTGCGTGCATTAGACTCTGTTCGAAATGTGTATGCTGTTGTTTTATGCCGAAGAACCTCGGGTTCAAGGCTGAAGTAAAGAATTGAAACTGAATCGCGGAGAACCTCGGAGGATGTGTCCAAGAAAGTCGtacttgaaccttcagtggatgtaagcacgagtcagatggttgattgattgattgtgcGGATCACAGACAACTCAATCGGTTTTGTAAGTTTAATGAcgtgatttaattttaaaatggcgtgtatgtattttttttttttttttttattattattttgtggcgtgtttataaaaattaaattatcacaCTCGAGCTACGATCGCACGAAATTATCAAATTAGTTTGAGGGGTGTCGTTATTGAAATTAGTTTGACAATTGTATCTCTCGCTCGTGCTCGGGGAATAACAATTCGTACAATGTTCATACAATTCTCattgttatttaataatgtgtgtgtgtgtgtgtgtgtgtgtgtgtgtgtgtgtgtgtgtgtgtgtgtgtgtgtgtgtgtgtgagagagggagagagagagatactacACGCATAATCAactctgaaattttttttttaataagaatTATGAGCTACATTCATGTGAAATGTCGGAGTTAGCAAATCCGTATTTAGATTGATTGCGTTTCATCTGT includes the following:
- the LOC121367312 gene encoding uncharacterized protein LOC121367312; the protein is MIAVVVVCCLRSCYFRKRSKAMDRVEVREPTRHEAASLHHDEQIDDIRSLRSESASSDHYDYIDDNDLHSISDSTAENIRRSPSAQYLHPLIERDDFNILVDQN